One region of Camelina sativa cultivar DH55 chromosome 6, Cs, whole genome shotgun sequence genomic DNA includes:
- the LOC104791902 gene encoding probable leucine-rich repeat receptor-like protein kinase IMK3 translates to DGHVLCCSFPTKPISLFTKLFQFQILSLFHPPQSYYSLINYLKSSSLFSLLLLLTEFITQNKALFDFNSLSMINTTIDHPKAPLRSHFLLHLIVFLLFFVPPCSSQDWDGVVITQADYQGLQAVKQELIDPRGFLRSWNGSGSSACSGGWSGIKCAQGQVIVIQLPWKSLGGRISEKIGQLQALRKLSLHDNNLGGSIPMSLGLIPNLRGVQLFNNRLTGSIPASLGVSRFLQTLDLSHNLLSEIIPPNLADSSKLLRLNLSFNSLSGQIPVSLSRSSSLQFLALDHNNLSGPILDTWGSKSLSLRVLSLDHNYLTGPFPSSLCNLTQLQEFSFSHNRIRGTLPSELSKLTKLRTMDISTNSIGGKIPETIGNISSLTHLDLSQNKLTGEIPISISDLNTLSFFNVSYNNLSGPVPTPLSQKFNASSFVGNLELCGYSVSTPCPTLPSPSPEKQRKSSHRNLSIKDIILIASGALLIVMLILVCVLCCLLRKKVNETKAKGGEAGPGTAAAKTEKGGEAEVGGENGGKLVHFDGPMAFTADDLLCATAEIMGKSTYGTVYKATLEDGSQVAVKRLREKITKSQKEFENEINVLGRIRHPNLLALRAYYLGPKGEKLVVFDYMSRGSLATFLHARGPDVHINWPIRMSLIKGMARGLFYLHTHANIIHGNLTSSNVLLDENINPKISDYGLSRLMTTAAGSSVIATAGALGYRAPELSKLKKANTKTDVYSLGVIILELLTGKSPSEALNGVDLPQWVATAVKEEWTNEVFDLELLNDVNTMGDEILNTLKLALHCVDPTPSTRPEAQQVMTQLGEIRPEETITTTSEPSLIDVPEASASTSQ, encoded by the exons gatGGTCACGTGCTGTGTTGTTCTTTCCCAACGaaacccatctctctctttaCAAAACTCTTTCAATTCCAAATTCTTTCTCTGTTCCATCCTCCTCAAAGCTACTATTCACTCATAAATTATctcaaatcttcttctctcttctctcttcttcttcttctaacggAGTTTATTACCCAAAACAAAGCTCTCTTTGATTTCAATTCTTTAAGTATGATCAACACCACCATTGATCATCCCAAGGCTCCACTTCGAAGCCACTTTCTCCTTCACCTAATCGtgttcctcctcttcttcgtcCCTCCCTGCTCAAGCCAAGACTGGGACGGTGTAGTGATCACACAAGCTGATTACCAAGGTCTTCAAGCAGTTAAACAAGAGCTGATTGATCCGAGAGGATTCTTGAGAAGCTGGAACGGTTCTGGATCCAGTGCTTGCTCTGGTGGCTGGTCTGGTATCAAATGTGCTCAAGGTCAAGTCATTGTGATTCAACTCCCATGGAAGAGTCTTGGAGGTAGGATCTCTGAGAAAATAGGACAGCTTCAAGCTCTTCGTAAGCTTAGTCTTCATGACAACAACCTTGGAGGTTCGATTCCAATGTCATTGGGACTCATTCCTAATCTCAGAGGAGTCCAGCTTTTCAACAACCGTCTCACTGGCTCTATACCTGCTTCTCTCGGTGTTTCACGTTTCCTTCAAACGCTTGATCTCAGTCATAACTTGCTCTCTGAGATTATCCCACCGAATCTTGCTGATTCTTCTAAGCTTCTTAGGCTTAACCTCAGTTTCAATTCACTCTCTGGTCAGATCCCAGTGAGTCTCTctcgttcttcttctcttcagtTTCTTGCTCTTGACCATAACAACCTCTCTGGTCCTATCTTAGATACTTGGGGTAGTAAGTCTCTTAGTCTCCGTGTCTTATCTCTTGATCACAATTATCTCACTGGTCCATTCCCATCTTCACTCTGCAACCTAACTCAGCTGCAAGAGTTTTCCTTTAGTCATAACAGAATCCGTGGAACCCTACCTTCTGAGTTGAGCAAACTCACTAAGCTTAGAACAATGGATATTAGCACTAACAGTATAGGTGGCAAGATCCCTGAAACTATAGGAAACATTTCTTCTCTTACACATCTGGATTTGTCTCAAAACAAACTTACCGGAGAGATTCCTATTTCGATTTCTGATCTGAACACCCTTAGTTTCTTCAATGTCTCTTATAACAACTTATCTGGTCCTGTTCCTACTCCCTTGTCCCAAAAGTTCAATGCCTCCTCTTTCGTCGGAAACTTAGAGCTTTGTGGATACAGCGTTTCAACGCCATGTCCTACTCTTCCCTCACCGTCTCCTGAAAAACAAAGGAAATCATCTCACAGGAATCTGAGTATCAAAGACATCATCCTCATTGCTTCTGGAGCACTCCTCATAGTTATGCTCATCCTTGTATGTGTTCTATGTTGCTTGCTGAGAAAGAAAGTCAATGAAACCAAAGCTAAGGGCGGAGAGGCTGGACCTGGAACTGCAGCTGCAAAGACCGAGAAAGGAGGGGAAGCTGAAGTTGGAGGTGAAAACGGAGGGAAGCTGGTTCATTTTGATGGGCCAATGGCGTTTACTGCAGATGATCTTCTGTGTGCAACAGCAGAGATTATGGGTAAAAGCACTTATGGAACAGTTTACAAAGCTACACTCGAAGATGGAAGTCAAGTTGCAgtgaagagattgagagaaaagATTACCAAAAGCCAGAAGGAGTTCGAGAATGAGATTAATGTATTGGGAAGAATCCGGCATCCGAATCTCCTTGCACTTAGAGCTTACTACTTAGGCCCCAAGGGAGAGAAGCTTGTCGTCTTCGATTACATGTCTAGAGGAAGTCTTGCCACATTCCTCCATG CAAGAGGACCAGATGTTCATATCAATTGGCCTATAAGGATGAGTTTAATAAAGGGAATGGCTCGTGGCTTGTTCTACCTTCACACGCACGCGAACATCATCCACGGAAACTTAACATCAAGCAATGTACTTTTGGATGAGAACATCAATCCCAAGATCTCAGATTACGGTCTTTCAAGGCTAATGACAACAGCAGCAGGATCAAGCGTGATTGCAACAGCTGGTGCTTTAGGTTACAGAGCACCTGAGCTCTCCAAGCTGAAGAAAGCCAACACGAAAACAGATGTGTACAGCCTCGGTGTGATCATATTGGAGCTTTTGACAGGTAAATCTCCGAGCGAGGCTTTAAACGGTGTGGATTTGCCTCAATGGGTAGCTACTGCGGTTAAAGAAGAGTGGACTAATGAGGTTTTCGATTTGGAGCTGTTGAATGATGTGAACACAATGGGGGATGAGATTTTGAATACACTGAAACTGGCGTTGCATTGTGTTGATCCAACACCATCAACAAGACCCGAAGCTCAACAAGTGATGACACAACTGGGAGAGATTAGACCTGAAGagacaataacaacaacatctGAACCGTCGTTGATTGATGTTCCTGAAGCTTCTGCTTCTACAAGccaatag
- the LOC104791904 gene encoding PRA1 family protein B1: MSTPPTLPVTNQQAVQSQPPINTPAFRTFFSRLSTSIRDGLSQRRPWTELVDRSSMARPESLTDALSRIRKNLAYFKVNYVAIVSLVLAFSLFSHPLSLLVLLGLLSAWMFLYLFRPSDQPLVVFGRTFSDRETLLALVLSTIVVVFMTSVGSLLTSALMVGVAIVCVHGAFVVPDDLFLDDQEPANAGLLSFLGGSATSAAAAVSGRV; the protein is encoded by the coding sequence ATGTCAACTCCACCGACGCTACCTGTCACAAATCAGCAAGCTGTTCAATCTCAGCCACCAATCAACACACCTGCCTTCCGTACTTTCTTCTCACGCCTCTCCACCTCGATCCGTGATGGCTTGTCACAACGTCGTCCATGGACGGAGCTCGTCGATCGGAGTTCCATGGCTCGTCCTGAATCTCTCACCGATGCCTTGTCCCGGATCAGGAAAAATCTCGCCTACTTCAAGGTTAACTACGTCGCCATCGTCTCCCTCGTGCTCGCCTTTTCGCTTTTCTCTCATCCTCTCTCCCTTCTCGTCCTCCTCGGTCTACTAAGCGCGTGGATGTTCCTTTACCTATTCCGGCCATCAGATCAGCCATTGGTTGTCTTCGGTCGCACTTTCTCTGATCGAGAGACTTTGCTTGCTCTTGTGCTGTCTACGATCGTCGTCGTGTTTATGACGAGCGTTGGATCTCTATTAACCTCTGCGCTTATGGTTGGTGTTGCGATTGTTTGCGTACACGGTGCGTTTGTGGTTCCGGATGATCTATTCTTGGACGATCAAGAGCCTGCCAATGCTGGATTACTCTCATTCCTTGGAGGTTCTGCTACCTCAGCTGCTGCAGCTGTCTCGGGGAGAGTGTAA
- the LOC104791903 gene encoding tRNA (guanine(37)-N1)-methyltransferase 1-like isoform X2: MFDESKFDVDLKLWALRIPRELCKSATRILNGYMLNMPRIKPITEDPTCEKTRLVILSENVKSADLSEIPEDKLNQIKKLSEVEVVPHSVSLGYSYWSADHILKQILPDGVDIPSSFETIGHIAHLNLHDELLPFKDVIAKVIYDKNYPRIKTIVNKVGTISNEFRVPKFEVLAGENDMETEVKQYGARFKLDYGLVYWNSRLEHEHMRLSSLFKPGETVCDMFAGIGPFAIPAAQKGCFVYANDLNPDSVRYLKINAKFNKVDDLICVHNMDARKFFSQLMTVSTCEGNLQSVADDKTKEAVVSQGGFSSLCYTIADTNLEDKNAGISGEEIHEFNASINEARGAIKKPSGIIETENGVGKDCKSIEGHANKRLRQTLLPIAKPWEHIDHVIMNLPASALQFIDSFSNVIQRRYWKGPLPLIHCYCFIRATETTESIIAEAETALKFHIEDPVFHKVRDVAPNKAMFCLSFRLPEACLKQEE, translated from the exons ATGTTTGATGAAAGCAAGTTCGATGTCGATCTCAAGCTGTGGGCTCTTAGAATTCCCCGTGAACTCTGTAAAAGTGCAACTCGCATTCTCAATGG GTACATGCTCAACATGCCACGAATTAAGCCCATCACTGAAGATCCTACCTGTGAGAAGACTCGTTTGGTGATATTGTCCGAAAACGTTAAAAGTGCTG ATCTGTCGGAGATACCGGAGGATAAACTTAACCAGATTAAGAAACTAAGTGAAGTTGAAGTTGTTCCTCATTCGGTCTCTCTTGGGTATTCCTATTGGAGTGCAG ATCACATATTGAAGCAGATTCTGCCAGATGGAGTGGATATACCTTCATCTTTTGAAACAATAG GTCATATTGCCCACTTAAATCTACATGATGAGCTCCTTCCATTCAAAGATGTTATTGCAAAGGTTATCTATGAT AAAAATTATCCAAGAATCAAGACAATTGTGAATAAAGTTGGGACTATCAGTAATGAGTTTCGAGTTCCTAAGTTTGAAGTGCTAGCTGGGGAAAATGACATGGAAACAGAAGTGAAACAATATGGGGCAAGATTTAAGCTGGACTATGGCTTGGTATATTGGAATTCTAGATTGGAGCATGAGCACATGCGGCTTTCATCTTTGTTTAAACCTGGAGAAACCGTGTGTGATATGTTTGCTGGTATTGGGCCTTTTGCTATTCCAGCTGCACAGAAAGGATGCTTCGTTTATGCAAATGATTTAAATCCAGACAGTGTTCGGTACTTGAAGATCAATGCAAAGTTCAATAAGgttgatgatttgatttgtgTGCACAATATGGATGCTCGTAAATTTTTCTCTCAGTTGATGACGGTGTCAACTTGTGAGGGTAATCTGCAATCAGTGGCTGATGATAAAACAAAGGAAGCAGTCGTGAGTCAAGGAG GTTTCTCTTCACTGTGCTATACCATAGCTGACACTAATCTTGAAGATAAAAATGCTGGAATTAGTGGAGAGGAGATACATGAATTCAATGCAAGCATAAATGAGGCTCGTGGGGCAATCAAGAAGCCATCTGGTATTATAGAGACAG AAAATGGGGTAGGAAAAGACTGCAAAAGTATAGAAGGACACGCAAATAAGAGGTTGAGACAAACATTGCTTCCAATTGCAAAGCCATGGGAACATATCGATCATGTAATCATGAACCTTCCAGCTTCTGCCTTGCAGTTTATAG ATTCTTTTAGTAATGTTATTCAAAGGAGGTATTGGAAAGGACCTCTTCCTTTAATTCACTGCTATTGCTTTATTCGTGCAACCGAAACAACAGAGTCTATAATTGCA GAAGCTGAAACTGCTTTGAAGTTCCATATAGAAGATCCAGTCTTCCACAAGGTCAGAGATGTAGCTCCAAACAAG GCGATGTTTTGTCTAAGCTTTAGACTACCTGAAGCATGCTTGAAACAAGAAGAGTAA
- the LOC104791903 gene encoding tRNA (guanine(37)-N1)-methyltransferase 1-like isoform X1, which translates to MFDESKFDVDLKLWALRIPRELCKSATRILNGYMLNMPRIKPITEDPTCEKTRLVILSENVKSADLSEIPEDKLNQIKKLSEVEVVPHSVSLGYSYWSADHILKQILPDGVDIPSSFETIGHIAHLNLHDELLPFKDVIAKVIYDKNYPRIKTIVNKVGTISNEFRVPKFEVLAGENDMETEVKQYGARFKLDYGLVYWNSRLEHEHMRLSSLFKPGETVCDMFAGIGPFAIPAAQKGCFVYANDLNPDSVRYLKINAKFNKVDDLICVHNMDARKFFSQLMTVSTCEGNLQSVADDKTKEAVVSQGVGFSSLCYTIADTNLEDKNAGISGEEIHEFNASINEARGAIKKPSGIIETENGVGKDCKSIEGHANKRLRQTLLPIAKPWEHIDHVIMNLPASALQFIDSFSNVIQRRYWKGPLPLIHCYCFIRATETTESIIAEAETALKFHIEDPVFHKVRDVAPNKAMFCLSFRLPEACLKQEE; encoded by the exons ATGTTTGATGAAAGCAAGTTCGATGTCGATCTCAAGCTGTGGGCTCTTAGAATTCCCCGTGAACTCTGTAAAAGTGCAACTCGCATTCTCAATGG GTACATGCTCAACATGCCACGAATTAAGCCCATCACTGAAGATCCTACCTGTGAGAAGACTCGTTTGGTGATATTGTCCGAAAACGTTAAAAGTGCTG ATCTGTCGGAGATACCGGAGGATAAACTTAACCAGATTAAGAAACTAAGTGAAGTTGAAGTTGTTCCTCATTCGGTCTCTCTTGGGTATTCCTATTGGAGTGCAG ATCACATATTGAAGCAGATTCTGCCAGATGGAGTGGATATACCTTCATCTTTTGAAACAATAG GTCATATTGCCCACTTAAATCTACATGATGAGCTCCTTCCATTCAAAGATGTTATTGCAAAGGTTATCTATGAT AAAAATTATCCAAGAATCAAGACAATTGTGAATAAAGTTGGGACTATCAGTAATGAGTTTCGAGTTCCTAAGTTTGAAGTGCTAGCTGGGGAAAATGACATGGAAACAGAAGTGAAACAATATGGGGCAAGATTTAAGCTGGACTATGGCTTGGTATATTGGAATTCTAGATTGGAGCATGAGCACATGCGGCTTTCATCTTTGTTTAAACCTGGAGAAACCGTGTGTGATATGTTTGCTGGTATTGGGCCTTTTGCTATTCCAGCTGCACAGAAAGGATGCTTCGTTTATGCAAATGATTTAAATCCAGACAGTGTTCGGTACTTGAAGATCAATGCAAAGTTCAATAAGgttgatgatttgatttgtgTGCACAATATGGATGCTCGTAAATTTTTCTCTCAGTTGATGACGGTGTCAACTTGTGAGGGTAATCTGCAATCAGTGGCTGATGATAAAACAAAGGAAGCAGTCGTGAGTCAAGGAG TAGGTTTCTCTTCACTGTGCTATACCATAGCTGACACTAATCTTGAAGATAAAAATGCTGGAATTAGTGGAGAGGAGATACATGAATTCAATGCAAGCATAAATGAGGCTCGTGGGGCAATCAAGAAGCCATCTGGTATTATAGAGACAG AAAATGGGGTAGGAAAAGACTGCAAAAGTATAGAAGGACACGCAAATAAGAGGTTGAGACAAACATTGCTTCCAATTGCAAAGCCATGGGAACATATCGATCATGTAATCATGAACCTTCCAGCTTCTGCCTTGCAGTTTATAG ATTCTTTTAGTAATGTTATTCAAAGGAGGTATTGGAAAGGACCTCTTCCTTTAATTCACTGCTATTGCTTTATTCGTGCAACCGAAACAACAGAGTCTATAATTGCA GAAGCTGAAACTGCTTTGAAGTTCCATATAGAAGATCCAGTCTTCCACAAGGTCAGAGATGTAGCTCCAAACAAG GCGATGTTTTGTCTAAGCTTTAGACTACCTGAAGCATGCTTGAAACAAGAAGAGTAA
- the LOC104791903 gene encoding tRNA (guanine(37)-N1)-methyltransferase 1-like isoform X3, which produces MFDESKFDVDLKLWALRIPRELCKSATRILNGYMLNMPRIKPITEDPTCEKTRLVILSENVKSADLSEIPEDKLNQIKKLSEVEVVPHSVSLGYSYWSADHILKQILPDGVDIPSSFETIGHIAHLNLHDELLPFKDVIAKVIYDKNYPRIKTIVNKVGTISNEFRVPKFEVLAGENDMETEVKQYGARFKLDYGLVYWNSRLEHEHMRLSSLFKPGETVCDMFAGIGPFAIPAAQKGCFVYANDLNPDSVRYLKINAKFNKVDDLICVHNMDARKFFSQLMTVSTCEGNLQSVADDKTKEAVVSQGADTNLEDKNAGISGEEIHEFNASINEARGAIKKPSGIIETENGVGKDCKSIEGHANKRLRQTLLPIAKPWEHIDHVIMNLPASALQFIDSFSNVIQRRYWKGPLPLIHCYCFIRATETTESIIAEAETALKFHIEDPVFHKVRDVAPNKAMFCLSFRLPEACLKQEE; this is translated from the exons ATGTTTGATGAAAGCAAGTTCGATGTCGATCTCAAGCTGTGGGCTCTTAGAATTCCCCGTGAACTCTGTAAAAGTGCAACTCGCATTCTCAATGG GTACATGCTCAACATGCCACGAATTAAGCCCATCACTGAAGATCCTACCTGTGAGAAGACTCGTTTGGTGATATTGTCCGAAAACGTTAAAAGTGCTG ATCTGTCGGAGATACCGGAGGATAAACTTAACCAGATTAAGAAACTAAGTGAAGTTGAAGTTGTTCCTCATTCGGTCTCTCTTGGGTATTCCTATTGGAGTGCAG ATCACATATTGAAGCAGATTCTGCCAGATGGAGTGGATATACCTTCATCTTTTGAAACAATAG GTCATATTGCCCACTTAAATCTACATGATGAGCTCCTTCCATTCAAAGATGTTATTGCAAAGGTTATCTATGAT AAAAATTATCCAAGAATCAAGACAATTGTGAATAAAGTTGGGACTATCAGTAATGAGTTTCGAGTTCCTAAGTTTGAAGTGCTAGCTGGGGAAAATGACATGGAAACAGAAGTGAAACAATATGGGGCAAGATTTAAGCTGGACTATGGCTTGGTATATTGGAATTCTAGATTGGAGCATGAGCACATGCGGCTTTCATCTTTGTTTAAACCTGGAGAAACCGTGTGTGATATGTTTGCTGGTATTGGGCCTTTTGCTATTCCAGCTGCACAGAAAGGATGCTTCGTTTATGCAAATGATTTAAATCCAGACAGTGTTCGGTACTTGAAGATCAATGCAAAGTTCAATAAGgttgatgatttgatttgtgTGCACAATATGGATGCTCGTAAATTTTTCTCTCAGTTGATGACGGTGTCAACTTGTGAGGGTAATCTGCAATCAGTGGCTGATGATAAAACAAAGGAAGCAGTCGTGAGTCAAGGAG CTGACACTAATCTTGAAGATAAAAATGCTGGAATTAGTGGAGAGGAGATACATGAATTCAATGCAAGCATAAATGAGGCTCGTGGGGCAATCAAGAAGCCATCTGGTATTATAGAGACAG AAAATGGGGTAGGAAAAGACTGCAAAAGTATAGAAGGACACGCAAATAAGAGGTTGAGACAAACATTGCTTCCAATTGCAAAGCCATGGGAACATATCGATCATGTAATCATGAACCTTCCAGCTTCTGCCTTGCAGTTTATAG ATTCTTTTAGTAATGTTATTCAAAGGAGGTATTGGAAAGGACCTCTTCCTTTAATTCACTGCTATTGCTTTATTCGTGCAACCGAAACAACAGAGTCTATAATTGCA GAAGCTGAAACTGCTTTGAAGTTCCATATAGAAGATCCAGTCTTCCACAAGGTCAGAGATGTAGCTCCAAACAAG GCGATGTTTTGTCTAAGCTTTAGACTACCTGAAGCATGCTTGAAACAAGAAGAGTAA
- the LOC104791905 gene encoding uncharacterized protein LOC104791905, with protein sequence MASSAALGSLHQTLGSQSELHLLSGNWSASGTSCVPRWRLSNRSSNYTLVLRAKASKTSTTTKSDDSSDATVSNGKKSVRRTTFPKEVEALVHEMCDETEVAVLKLKVGDFEMNLKRKIEAATNPIPVEDISPTVAPPIPSEPMNQSVSSIPSPSKAKPSEKVSPFINTSYGKPAKLAALEASGSNNYVLVKSPSVGEFHRSRTVKGKKLSPSCKEGDEIKEGQVIGYLHQLGTELPVTSDVAGEVLKLLSDDGDSVGYGDPLVAVLPSFHDINIQ encoded by the exons atgGCGTCTTCTGCAGCTCTCGGATCTCTTCATC AGACTTTAGGGTCACAGAGTGAGCTTCACTTGCTTTCTGGAAATTGGTCTGCTTCTGGTACTTCTTGTGTACCACGGTGGAGATTATCCAACAGGAGCAGCAATTACACGCTTGTGTTACGTGCAAAGGCCTCTAAAACTTCGACAACAACCAAAAGCGATG ATTCATCTGATGCGACTGTGTCAAACGGGAAGAAATCTGTTCGACGGACAACTTTCCCGAAAGAAGTGGAG GCACTGGTTCACGAGATGTGTGATGAGACTGAGGTTGCTGTCCTGAAACTTAAG GTTGGAGATTTCGAGATGAACCTAAAACGGAAGATTGAAGCGGCCACAAACCCCATTCCTGTGGAGGATATATCTCCAACCGTAGCACCTCCGATTCCTTCTGAGCCCATGAATCAATCGGTTTCCTCTATTCCTAGCCCATCTAAAGCAAAACCTTCTGAAAAAGTATCTCCATTTATAAATACATCATATGGGAAACCAGCAAAGTTGGCAGCTTTGGAGGCATCTGGATCAAATAATTATGTTCTAGTCAAATCTCCCTCA GTTGGCGAGTTTCACAGAAGCAGAACTGTAAAAGGAAAGAAACTATCTCCTAGCTGCAAAGAG GGTGATGAAATAAAGGAAGGGCAAGTTATTGGATACTTACATCAGTTGGGAACAGAACTTCCAGTGACG TCGGATGTAGCTGGGGAAGTCCTCAAGCTTCTTTCAGATGACGGAG ACTCCGTAGGTTATGGTGATCCTCTGGTTGCGGTCTTGCCATCGTTCCACGATATCAACATCCAGTGA
- the LOC104791906 gene encoding protein RETICULATA-RELATED 6, chloroplastic-like, translating into MKLTATNDLFVSQPLLFHCPCSSSSSLPRRRRFHGFHFPINLANEKNNSVSVVALSDSDLLPSRAAFSRRAVLLSPLLASAASLILKPSVSLASEESSSATVTSSPAESPAPPPSPPPPASVNKEETITSRIYDATAIGEPMAMGKDKKKVWEKLMNARVVYLGEAEQVPTKDDKELELEIVRNLKKRCVESERQISVALEAFPLDLQDQLNQYMDKRMDGETLKSYVTHWPPQRWQEYEPLLSYCRDNSVKLIACGTPLKVLRTVQAEGIRGLSKAERKLYTPPAGSGFISGFSSFSRRSTFDMSLPMQIIPFGPSSYLSAQTRVVEDHTMSQVILQAVADGGGTGLLLVVTGASHVEYGSRGTGLPARISRKFPKKNQVVVLLDPERQYLRREGETPVADFLWYSAARPCSRNCFDRAEIARVMNAAGRRRDALPPDIQNGLDLGLVSPEVLQNLFDLEQYPLISELTQRFQGFRERLLADPKFLNRLAIEEAISITTTLIAQYEKRKENFFEEIDYVITDTVRGSVVDFFTVWLPAPTLSFLSYADETAGPDSIEALRSLLGSIPDNAFQKSLAGREWNLNLRIASVVVGGLKLAGVGVVSSFAAVGASNALNAVRNLIKPELVVAQKPKRSPLLKTAMVYGGFLGTSANLRYQIIAGLIEHRLSDELSSQPLLVNTISFVVRTLNSYFGTQQWIDLARTTGLQTQKSIPASKEIPEALEEPTVESDTTTEEESIDKLNNQ; encoded by the exons ATGAAACTCACAGCTACAAATGATCTCTTCGTTTCTCAACCATTATTATTTCACTGCCCTtgctcctcttcctcctctcttcctCGCCGTCGCCGTTTCCATGGCTTTCATTTTCCGATCAACCTCGCTAATGAGAAGAACAATTCTGTATCCGTCGTTGCTCTTTCCGATTCCGATCTTCTTCCATCCCGAGCCGCCTTCTCTCGCCGCGCTGTTCTTCTCTCGCCGCTTCTTGCTTCCGCTGCTTCCTTGATTCTCAAGCCGTCTGTCTCTTTAGCCTCCGAGGAGAGTTCTTCCGCTACTGTGACTTCTTCGCCTGCGGAATCACCAGCTCCTCCTCCATCGCCGCCGCCGCCTGCGTCTGTGAATAAGGAAGAGACTATAACCTCGAGAATCTATGACGCGACGGCGATTGGTGAGCCGATGGCTATGggaaaagataagaagaaagtGTGGGAGAAGCTGATGAACGCGAGAGTTGTGTACCTCGGCGAGGCGGAGCAGGTGCCTACTAAAGACGATAAGGAGCTTGAACTCGAAATAGTTAGAAACTTGAAGAAGAGATGTGTTGAAAGCGAGCGTCAAATCTCTGTGGCACTAGAAGCGTTCCCTCTTGATTTGCAGGACCAGCTTAATCAGTACATGGATAAGAG GATGGACGGAGAGACATTGAAGTCTTACGTGACACATTGGCCGCCTCAACGGTGGCAAGAGTATGAGCCTCTTTTAAGTTACTGTCGCGATAACTCTGTTAAACTAATTGCTTGCGGGACTCCTCTTAAG GTTTTAAGAACTGTCCAAGCAGAGGGTATCCGTGGTCTTTCAAAGGCTGAGCGTAAATTATACACTCCCCCTGCTGGTTCTGGGTTTATCTCAGGATTTTCCTCATTCTCACGTAGATCTACATTCGATATGAGCCTCCCAATGCAGATTATTCCGTTTGGACCAAGCTCTTATTTGTCGGCACAGACAAGAGTTGTTGAAGACCATACAATGTCACAAGTTATTTTACAAGCAGTAGCAGATGGAGGGGGTACTGGTCTACTGTTAGTGGTGACAGGGGCAAGTCATGTTGAGTATGGTTCAAGGGGAACAGGTTTGCCAGCCAGGATCTCAAGGAAATTTCCAAAGAAGAACCAAGTTGTTGTATTACTTGATCCTGAAAGACAGTACTTGCGAAGAGAGGGTGAAACTCCAGTTGCTGATTTCTTGTGGTATTCTGCAGCAAGACCCTGCAGTAGAAACTGCTTTGACCGAGCAGAGATCGCTCGAGTAATGAATGCAGCTGGCAGAAGGCGAGATGCCCTTCCACCG GATATTCAAAATGGATTAGACCTTGGTCTGGTGTCACCTGAGGTTCTGCAGAATCTCTTCGATTTGGAGCAGTATCCTCTTATTTCTGAGCTTACTCAGCGGTTCCAg GGTTTCCGAGAAAGGTTGTTGGCAGATCCTAAATTCCTGAATAGGTTAGCTATCGAAGAGGCTATATCAATAACAACCACACTAATAGCACAATATGAGAAGCGGAAAGAGAATTTCTTTGAAGAAATTGACTATGTTATAACTGATACAGTGAGAGGATCAGTCGTTGATTTTTTCACAGTTTGGCTTCCTGCACCAACTTTGTCTTTTCTTTCATATGCTGATGAGACCGCTGGACCAGACAGCATAGAAGCCCTGAGGAGCCTCCTAGGATCCATACCTGATAATGCATTTCAGAAAAGTCTTGCTGGAAGAGAGTGGAACCTGAATCTTAGAATTGCTTCAGTTGTTGTTGGTGGCTTGAAGCTTGCTGGTGTTGGAGTTGTTTCCAGTTTTGCAGCTGTGGGAGCTTCAAATGCATTGAATGCGGTACGAAACCTCATTAAACCTGAGTTGGTCGTTGCTCAAAAGCCGAAGAGGTCTCCTCTTCTGAAGACGGCAATGGTTTACGGAGGTTTTCTGGGAACATCTGCAAATCTTCGTTACCAG ATAATTGCTGGATTAATAGAGCATCGCCTTTCTGATGAACTTTCTTCTCAGCCTCTACTTGTAAATAcaatttcttttgttgtcaGGACACTTAACTCATATTTCGGAACGCAG CAATGGATTGATCTTGCACGGACAACAGGTCTGCAGACTCAGAAAAGCATCCCAGCCTCTAAGGAAATTCCAGAGGCTTTGGAAGAACCTACGGTGGAAAGCGATACTACTACTGAAGAGGAAAGTATTGACAAGCTCAATAATCAATGA